A region of Zeugodacus cucurbitae isolate PBARC_wt_2022May chromosome 5, idZeuCucr1.2, whole genome shotgun sequence DNA encodes the following proteins:
- the LOC105208736 gene encoding uncharacterized protein LOC105208736: protein MEDAVKPAEQHKSDVETSNVTKKWNTAIGQTQTTPTAKLQGNKTTNKPNQGWKSTKRKNVRQNESRRKELPHFVRTEMEILKHLRRVNRDLRILLQPKNNSDQTSRCCNQRGGNQSPPTRHRREQKPIGKAAQSKASAVCKKSQNALAQVNNMKSKRQKTQQVNAATNANGVVAPQTNKSSTGKTQGGNTALTPMSSTATRRNTLKRLMLYFRSKKKLDASLSVQKSLGKDNNKKSDANEAMQSKTQNTLYCKIKRSLQATRARNEKQKAHSIKPTDTPVKEDVGSTQKCKEEKVLKQKVKGRERILKPKVRPEKSLKQQHADEEPTNQKPKAQDAQKLQEKEAESTHPSVVKVERTVREKMEKMLALRMKCFRAESMSLHDEDDNKNALMANQKRYFLSTINATAPNAECAQPEQQTLKQIESTISNGRFGNCLPFFKALRKAQVPIKPTKEKTPCETELKKVYKKRKLRQDPTNIEYLPSSSQINMKYVEAIKAIRRHNRDIYKDPHETPSTSSLEEYFLVLSERMAREQKEADERKPRHGGRRGMSNYNLQRRRARPPIK from the coding sequence ATGGAAGATGCTGTAAAGCCTGCAGAGCAACACAAATCGGACGTCGAAACCTCAAATGTTACGAAAAAGTGGAACACCGCGATTGGTCAAACTCAAACGACACCGACTGCGAAACTTCAGGGAAATAAAACCACAAACAAGCCGAATCAGGGATGGAAGTCAACGAAACGAAAAAATGTGCGTCAAAATGAAAGCAGAAGAAAGGAGCTGCCACATTTCGTACGCACAGAGATGGAGATATTGAAGCACTTGCGAAGAGTTAACCGTGATTTGAGGATACTACTGCAACCGAAAAATAATAGCGATCAAACGTCACGTTGTTGCAATCAACGTGGCGGCAATCAGTCTCCTCCAACAAGACATCGTCGGGAGCAGAAACCCATTGGCAAAGCAGCACAGAGCAAGGCCAGCGCTGTCTGTAAGAAAAGTCAAAACGCATTAGCGCAAGTCAACAATATGAAGTCTAAAAGACAGAAGACACAACAGGTTAATGCAGCGACAAACGCCAACGGAGTCGTTGCGCCTCAAACGAATAAGAGTTCTACGGGCAAGACGCAAGGTGGCAACACAGCGTTAACGCCAATGTCCAGCACGGCCACACGACGCAATACGCTAAAACGGCTCATGCTCTATTTTAGGTCGAAGAAGAAACTCGACGCCTCTCTAAGTGTGCAAAAGTCGCTGGGAAAGGATAACAACAAGAAGAGCGATGCGAACGAAGCTATGCAAAGTAAGACGCAAAATACGCTCTACTGCAAAATCAAACGTAGTCTGCAAGCAACGCGTGCGCGCAATGAAAAACAGAAAGCGCACAGCATTAAACCCACGGATACGCCCGTGAAGGAGGACGTAGGTTCAACGCAAAAGTGCAAAGAAGAGAAAGTGCTAAAACAGAAAGTGAAGGGAAGAGAAAGAATATTAAAACCAAAGGTGAGACCTGAAAAATCATTGAAACAGCAGCACGCAGACGAAGAGCCAACAAACCAAAAACCGAAAGCGCAGGACGCACAAAAACTTCAAGAGAAGGAAGCGGAGTCTACGCACCCGAGCGTCGTTAAAGTCGAAAGAACAGTTAGggagaaaatggaaaaaatgttaGCGCTCAGAATGAAATGCTTTAGAGCCGAATCAATGTCATTACATGACGAGGATGACAATAAAAATGCGCTAATGGCGAACCAAAAGCGATATTTTTTAAGTACAATTAATGCGACCGCGCCAAATGCAGAGTGTGCGCAGCCAGAGCAGCAAACATTGAAGCAAATAGAAAGCACGATTTCAAATGGCAGGTTCGGCAATTGTTTGCCCTTTTTTAAAGCGCTACGAAAGGCACAAGTGCCAATTAAGCCAACAAAGGAGAAAACGCCGTGCGAAACAGAATTGAAAAAGGTCTACAAGAAGCGTAAATTGAGACAGGACCCAACAAATATTGAGTACTTGCCAAGTTCaagtcaaataaatatgaaatatgtggAAGCCATTAAAGCTATAAGGCGCCACAATCGGGACATCTATAAGGATCCGCATGAAACGCCGAGCACATCATCGCTGGAGGAGTATTTTCTCGTGCTCTCAGAGCGCATGGCGCGCGAACAAAAGGAAGCGGATGAACGCAAGCCCAGACACGGAGGTCGACGCGGCATGAGTAATTACAATTTGCAGCGCAGAAGAGCGCGACCGCCAATCAAATAA